Below is a genomic region from Calditrichota bacterium.
TTCATCCAGCAACCGCCGCCTACCGCCTACAGCCGCGAGAACTACCTCTACCTATCGCCCTCGGTGAGCTATCGCCTTGCCTGGTGGCTGACAATGGGGACGACCTTGGACATCAGGCTTCACGAAGGTGCCGACCGGACGGCCTACTCGGCCCTCCTGCCCCGTGTCGGTCACGACTTTGACAACTACCCGCCATGGCGCCTCCGCGTGTCCGCCCAAATGACGCTGCGCAGCAAGCAGCCACGCGCACTCCGCCAGGAGGAGGCCGCGCAATTGGCACGCCAGGCCTCGCCCACAGACGATACGCTTGTCAGGGAACTTGCCCGGCAGAAACAGACCGCAGAACAGGCCGAACAAGAGCTGGAGCGCATCCGGCAGGAGCGGGAGCGCGTGGCGCGCATCCTGGAGAAGCTTCGCGAGATGGTCGCTGCGCAAAAGGCCACCAACCCTCGGCCGCCGGAAAGGGAGAAGCCTTAGGAGCTCCCCCCCGGCCTACATAACGCGCTCGCGCAGGAACTCCACCAACCGATCGATTGCCACCCGCTCCTGGCGCATGGAGTCACGTTCCCGCACCGTCACCGTCTGATCCTGCAACGACTGGGAATCGACGGTGATGCCGAACGGCGTCCCAGCTTCGTCCTGCCGCCTGTACCTGCGGCCAATGGCCCCCGACTCGTCATAGAACACCACAAAGTGCGGACGCAGCATGTCGACGATCTTGTGAGCCAGTTCCGGCATCCCATCGCGCTTGACTAACGGGAAGATGCCAGCCTTGACGGGCGCCACTTTCGGCGACAGCCGCAGCACCACCCTTTGCTCGCCCTCTACCACGTCCTCGTCGTACGCGTCAACCAGGCAGGTGAACAGTGTGCGGTCCACGCCTGCTGAGGTCTCGATGATGTACGGCACATAGCGCTCCCGCGTCTGGTCGTCGAAGTAGCTCAAGTCCTTGCCTGAGTACTGCTGGTGCCGCGACAGGTCAAAATCGGTGCGATTGTGAATCCCCTCCAGCTCCTTCCAGCCGAATGGGAACTCGTACTGAATGTCAAAGGCGCGCGCTGCATAGTGCGCAAGCTCGTCCTTGCCATGTTCGTGGAAGCGCAGGCGTTCCCGGCGAATGCCAAGGTCGTAGTACCACTGCATGCGCTGCTCGCGCCAGTAGTCAAACCACTGGCCATCGGTGCCAGGCTTGACGAAGTATTGCATCTCCATCTGCTCGAATTCTCGTGTGCGGAAGATGAAATTGCCCGGCGTAATCTCGTTGCGAAATGCTTTGCCGATTTGGGCAATGCCGAACGGGATCTTTTTCCGCGAGGAATTGAGCACGTTGAGGAAGTTGACGTAGATGCCCTGGGCAGTCTCCGGGCGCAGGTAGACGATGCTGGCCTCTTCCTCCACCGGTCCCATGTGCGTCTTGAACATGAGGTTGAACTGCCTGGCCTCGGTCAGCTCGCCGCCGCATTCCGGACAGCGTGGGCCTTCCACCTCGTCGGCGCGAAAGCGGTGCTTGCACTGCTTGCAATCCACCATCGGGTCGTGGAAGCCCTCCACATGTCCCGAGGCCTCCCACACCCGGGGATGCATGAGGATTGAGGCGTCCAGGCCCACGATGTCGTCCCGTTGCTGCACCATGGCCTTCCACCAGCACTCTTTGATGTTCTTTTTCAGCTCGACACCGAGCGGGCCGTAGTCGTAGCAGCTGGTGATGCCGCCGTAGATTTCGCTTGACTGAAAAATGAAGCCCCGCCGTTTACACAGGGAGACAATTTTGTCGATCACATCAGCTGGTCTGTTGCTCATCGTTCCTCTCATCTGCTTTTCCAGAGGAGTGCGGCTCCTGTTTCGTCTGCGCCCCGCGCAGGCCATCTTCAATCTCTGCCAGCACCTGCAGCGCCCGCAGGT
It encodes:
- a CDS encoding glycine--tRNA ligase, with amino-acid sequence MSNRPADVIDKIVSLCKRRGFIFQSSEIYGGITSCYDYGPLGVELKKNIKECWWKAMVQQRDDIVGLDASILMHPRVWEASGHVEGFHDPMVDCKQCKHRFRADEVEGPRCPECGGELTEARQFNLMFKTHMGPVEEEASIVYLRPETAQGIYVNFLNVLNSSRKKIPFGIAQIGKAFRNEITPGNFIFRTREFEQMEMQYFVKPGTDGQWFDYWREQRMQWYYDLGIRRERLRFHEHGKDELAHYAARAFDIQYEFPFGWKELEGIHNRTDFDLSRHQQYSGKDLSYFDDQTRERYVPYIIETSAGVDRTLFTCLVDAYDEDVVEGEQRVVLRLSPKVAPVKAGIFPLVKRDGMPELAHKIVDMLRPHFVVFYDESGAIGRRYRRQDEAGTPFGITVDSQSLQDQTVTVRERDSMRQERVAIDRLVEFLRERVM